The following proteins are co-located in the Eubalaena glacialis isolate mEubGla1 chromosome 14, mEubGla1.1.hap2.+ XY, whole genome shotgun sequence genome:
- the CAD gene encoding CAD protein isoform X4 — translation MAALVLEDGSVLRGQPFGAAVSTAGEVVFQTGMVGYPEALTDPSYKAQILVLTYPLIGNYGIPPDEVDEFGLSKWFESSRIHVAGLVVGECCPTPSHWSATRTLHEWLQQHGIPGLQGVDTRELTKKLREQGSLLGKLVQDGTEPSTLPFLDPNARALVPEVSTKVPRVFNSGGTPRILALDCGLKYNQIRCLCQRGAEVTVVPWDHALDSQEYEGLFLSNGPGDPASYPSVVSTLSRVLSEPNPRPVFGICLGHQLLALAIGAKTYKMRYGNRGHNQPCLLVGSGRCFLTSQNHGFAVETDSLPASWLPLFTNANDHSNEGIVHESLPFFSVQFHPEHQAGPSDMELLFDIFLDTVKEATTSNPGGQTVRERLAEHLCLPGIPTPGSGLPPPRKVLILGSGGLSIGQAGEFDYSGSQAIKALKEENIQTLLINPNIATVQTSQGLADKVYFLPITPHYVTQVIRNERPDGVLLTFGGQTALNCGVELTKAGVLARYGVRVLGTPVETIELTEDRRAFASRMAEIGEHVAPSEAANSLEQAQAAAERLGYPVLVRAAFALGGLGSGFASNKEELSALVAPAFAHTSQVLVDKSLKGWKEIEYEVVRDTYGNCVTVCNMENLDPLGIHTGESIVVAPSQTLNDREYQLLRQTAIKVTQHLGIVGECNVQYALNPESEQYYIIEVNARLSRSSALASKATGYPLAYVAAKLSLGVSLPELRNSVTGGTAAFEPSLDYCVVKIPRWDLSKFLRVSTKIGSCMKSVGEVMGIGRSFEEAFQKALRMVDENCVGFDHTVKPVSDMELETPTDKRIFVVAAALWAGYSVDRLYELTRIDRWFLHRMKRIVAHTQLLEQHRGQSLPLHLLQQAKRLGFSDKQIALAVLSTELAVRKLRQELGICPAVKQIDTVAAEWPAQTNYLYLTYWGTTHDLSFRTPHVLVLGSGVYRIGSSVEFDWCAVGCIQQLRKMGYKTIMVNYNPETVSTDYDMCDRLYFDEISFEVVMDIYELENPEGVILSMGGQLPNNMAMALHRQQCRVLGTSPEAIDSAENRFKFSRLLDTIGISQPQWRELSDLESARQFCQTVGYPCVVRPSYVLSGAAMNVAYTDGDLERFLSSAAAVSKEHPVVISKFIQEAKEIDVDAVACDGVVAAIAISEHVENAGVHSGDATLVTPPQDITAKTLERIKAIVHAVGQELQVTGPFNLQLIAKDDQLKVIECNVRVSRSFPFVSKTLGVDLVALATRVIMGEEVEPVGLMTGSGVVGVKVPQFSFSRLAGADVVLGVEMTSTGEVAGFGESRCEAYLKAMLSTGFKIPKKNILLTIGSYKNKSELLPTVRLLESLGYSLYASLGTADFYTEHGVKVTAVDWHFEEAVDGESPPQRSILEQLAEKNFELVINLSMRGAGGRRLSSFVTKGYRTRRLAADFSVPLIIDIKCTKLFVEALGQIGPAPPLKVHVDCMTSQKLVRLPGLIDVHVHLREPGGTHKEDFASGTAAALAGGITMVCAMPNTRPPIIDAPALALAQKLAEAGARCDYALFLGASSENAGTLGAVAGSAAGLKLYLNETFSELRLDSVAQWMEHFETWPSHLPIVAHAEQQSVAAVLMVAQLTQRSVHICHVARKEEILLIKAAKARGLPVTCEVAPHHLFLSRDDLEHLGPGKGEVRPELGSRQDVEALWENMAVIDCFASDHAPHAVEEKCGPQPPPGFPGLETMLPLLLTAVSEGRLSLDDLLQRLHHNPRRIFHLPPQEDTYVEVDLEHEWTVPNHMPFSKAHWTPFEGQKVKGTIRRVILRGEVAYIDGQVLVPPGYGQDVRKWPQGAVPQLTPSAPAASELTTTPERPRRGVPALPDGRFHLPPRIHRASDPGLPARPA, via the exons GAGGTCTCCACTAAG GTTCCACGGGTATTCAATTCAGGGGGTACCCCTCGGATCCTTGCTTTGGACTGTGGCCTCAAGTATAATCAGATCCGATGCTTGTGCCAGCGTGGGGCAGAGGTCACTGTGGTACCTTGGGACCACGCATTAGACAGTCAGG AGTATGAGGGTCTCTTTCTGAGTAATGGCCCTGGCGACCCCGCCTCCTATCCCAGCGTGGTATCCACACTGAGCCGTGTCTTATCTGAACCGAACCCCCGACCTGTCTTTGGGATCTGCCTGGGACACCAGCTGTTGGCCTTAGCCATTGGGGCCAAGACTTACAAGATGAG GTATGGGAACCGAGGCCATAACCAGCCATGCTTGCTGGTGGGCTCTGGGCGCTGCTTTCTAACATCCCAGAACCATGGGTTTGCTGTGGAAACAGACTCACTGCCAGCAAGCTGGCTTCCTCTTTTCACCAACGCCAATGATCACTCCAATGAAGGCATTGTACATGAGAGCCTGCCCTTCTTCAG TGTCCAGTTTCACCCAGAGCACCAGGCTGGCCCTTCAGATATGGAacttctttttgatatttttctggACACTGTGAAAGAAGCCACCACCAGTAACCCTGGGGGCCAGACAG TTCGAGAGCGGCTGGCTGAGCACCTCTGTCTCCCTGGGATTCCCACCCCAGGCTCTGGGCTTCCACCACCACGAAAGGTTCTGATTCTGGGCTCAGGGGGCCTCTCCATTGGCCAAGCCGGAGAGTTTGACTACTCAGGCTCTCAG GCGATCAAGGCCCTGAAGGAGGAAAACATCCAGACGTTGCTGATCAACCCCAACATTGCCACCGTGCAGACCTCCCAGGGGCTGGCTGACAAGGTCTATTTCCTCCCAATAACACCTCACTACGTAACCCAG gTGATACGTAATGAGCGCCCAGATGGCGTGTTACTGACTTTTGGGGGCCAAACAGCTCTGAACTGTGGTGTGGAGCTGACCAAGGCTGGGGTGCTCGCTCGGTATGGGGTCCGGGTCCTGGGCACACCTGTGGAGACCATTGAGCTGACTGAGGATCGGCGCGCCTTCGCCTCCAGGATGGCCGAGATCGGAGAGCACGTGGCCCCCAGTGAGGCAGCAAACTCCCTTGAGCAG GCCCAGGCAGCTGCCGAGAGACTGGGGTACCCCGTGCTGGTGCGTGCAGCCTTTGCCCTGGGGGGCCTGGGCTCTGGCTTTGCCTCTAACAAAGAGGAGCTCTCTGCTCTCGTGGCCCCAGCTTTTGCCCATACCAGCCAAGTGCTGGTAGACAAGTCCCTGAAAGGATGGAAGGAGATTGAGTATGAGGTGGTGAGAGACACCTATGGCAACTGTGTCACG GTGTGTAACATGGAGAACCTAGATCCACTGGGCATCCACACTGGGGAGTCCATAGTGGTGGCTCCAAGCCAGACGCTGAACGACAGGGAGTACCAGCTACTGCGGCAGACGGCCATCAAGGTGACTCAGCACCTTGGAATTGTTGGGGAGTGCAACGTGCAGTATGCCTTGAATCCTGAGTCTGAGCAG TATTACATCATTGAAGTGAATGCCAGGCTCTCTCGCAGCTCCGCCCTGGCCAGTAAGGCCACAGGCTATCCACTGGCCTATGTGGCAGCCAAGCTGTCTTTGGGCGTCTCTCTACCTGAACTCAG GAACTCGGTGACAGGGGGAACAGCAGCCTTTGAACCCAGTCTGGATTATTGTGTGGTGAAGATTCCTCGCTGGGACCTCAGCAAGTTCCTCCGCGTCAGCACAAAGATTGGGAGCTGCATGAAGAGTGTCG GTGAGGTCATGGGCATTGGGCGTTCTTTTGAGGAGgccttccagaaggctctgcgcATGGTGGATGAGAACTGCGTGGGCTTTGATCACACAGTCAAGCCCGTCAGTGATATG GAGTTGGAGACTCCAACAGACAAGCGCATCTTTGTGGTGGCAGCTGCCCTGTGGGCTGGCTACTCGGTGGATCGCCTGTATGAACTTACTCGCATCGACCGCTGGTTCTTGCACCGAATGAAGCGGATCGTAGCACACACCCAGCTGCTGGAGCAACACCGTGGACAGTCTTTGCCCCTACACCTGCTGCAGCAGGCCAAGCGCCTCGGCTTCTCAGACAAGCAGATTGCCCTCGCAGTTCTCAG CACAGAGCTGGCTGTTCGCAAGCTGCGTCAGGAACTGGGGATCTGCCCAGCGGTGAAGCAGATTGACACAGTTGCAGCTGAATGGCCAGCCCAGACAAATTACTTGTACCTGACATACTGGGGCACCACCCATGACCTCAGCTTTCGAACGCCTCATGTCCTGGTCCTGGGCTCTGGCGTCTACCGTATCGGCTCCAGCGTCGAGTTTGACTGGTGTGCTGTGGGCTGCATCCAGCAGCTCCGAAAG ATGGGGTATAAAACCATCATGGTGAACTACAACCCAGAAACAGTCAGCACCGACTATGACATGTGTGACCGACTCTACTTCGATGAGATCTCTTTTGAG GTGGTGATGGACATCTATGAGCTCGAGAACCCTGAAGGCGTGATCCTGTCCATGGGCGGGCAGCTGCCCAACAACATGGCCATGGCTTTGCATCGGCAACAGTGCCGCGTGCTGGGCACCTCCCCTGAAGCCATCGACTCAGCTGAGAACCGTTTTAAGTTCTCCCGGCTCCTGGACACCATTGGTATCAGCCAGCCTCAGTGGAGGGAGCTTAGTGACCTAGAG TCTGCTCGCCAGTTCTGCCAGACCGTGGGGTACCCCTGTGTCGTGCGCCCTTCCTATGTGCTAAgtggtgctgctatgaatgtgGCTTACACCGATGGGGACCTGGAGCGCTTCCTGAGCAGTGCGGCAGCTGTCTCCAAGGAGCACCCCGTGGTCATCTCCAAGTTCATCCAGGAGGCCAAG gAGATTGATGTGGACGCTGTGGCCTGTGATGGTGTGGTGGCAGCCATCGCCATCTCCGAGCACGTGGAGAACGCAGGTGTGCATTCAGGTGATGCCACGCTGGTGACCCCGCCGCAGGACATCACTGCCAAAACCCTGGAGCGGATCAAAGCCATCGTGCACGCTGTGGGCCAGGAGCTGCAGGTCACAGGACCCTTCAATCTGCAGCTCATTGCCAAG GACGACCAGCTGAAAGTCATTGAATGCAACGTGCGTGTCTCTCGCTCCTTCCCCTTCGTCTCCAAGACACTGGGTGTGGACCTAGTAGCCTTGGCCACACGGGTCATCATGGGGGAAGAAGTGGAGCCTGTGGGGCTCATGACTGGCTCTGGAGTCGTGGGGGTAAAG GTGCCCCAGTTCTCGTTCTCCCGCCTGGCGGGTGCTGACGTGGTGCTGGGTGTGGAGATGACCAGTACCGGGGAAGTGGCTGGCTTTGGGGAGAGCCGCTGTGAGGCCTACCTCAAGGCCATGCTAAGCACTGGCTTTAAGATCCCCAAGAAGAACATCTTGCTGACCATTGGCAGCTATAAG AACAAAAGTGAGCTGCTCCCAACTGTGCGACTGCTGGAGAGCCTGGGCTACAGCCTCTACGCCAGTCTGGGCACTGCTGACTTCTATACAGAGCACGGTGTCAAG GTAACGGCTGTGGACTGGCACTTTGAAGAAGCAGTGGATGGAGAGAGTCCACCACAGCGAAGCATCCTGGAGCAGCTCGCTGAGAAAAACTTCGAGCTAGTGATTAACCTGTCCATGCGTGGGGCCGGGGGCCGGCGTCTCTCTTCCTTCGTCACCAAGGGCTACCGCACCCGGCGCCTGGCCGCTGACTTCTCCGTGCCCCTCATCATCGACATCAAGTGCACCAAACTGTTTGTGGAG GCCCTAGGACAGATTGGGCCAGCCCCTCCTTTGAAGGTGCATGTTGACTGCATGACCTCCCAGAAGCTCGTGCGGCTACCTG GATTGATTGATGTCCACGTGCACCTGCGGGAACCAGGGGGGACACACAAGGAGGACTTTGCCTCAGGCACAGCGGCTGCCCTGGCCGGGGGCATCACCATGGTGTGTGCCATGCCTAATACCCGGCCCCCCATCATCGATGCCCCTGCTCTGGCCCTGGCACAGAAG CTGGCAGAGGCCGGCGCCCGCTGTGACTATGCCTTATTCCTCGGAGCTTCGTCGGAAAACGCAGGGACCCTGGGTGCTGTGGCTGGGTCTGCTGCAGGGCTGAAGCTCTACCTCAACGAGACCTTCTCTGAGCTGCGGCTGGACAGTGTGGCCCAGTGGATGGAG CACTTCGAGACGTGGCCGTCCCACCTCCCCATTGTGGCCCACGCAGAGCAGCAGAGTGTCGCCGCCGTCCTCATGGTGGCCCAGCTGACCCAGCGCTCGGTACACATCTGTCACGTGGCGCGGAAGGAAGAG ATCCTGCTGATTAAAGCCGCAAAGGCACGGGGGCTGCCGGTGACCTGTGAGGTGGCGCCCCACCATCTGTTCCTGAGCCGCGATGACCTGGAGCATCTGGGGCCCGGGAAGGGGGAGGTTCGGCCTGAGCTTGGCTCCCGGCAGGACGTGGAAGCCCTATGGGAGAACATGGCCGTCATCGACTGCTTTGCCTCCGACCATG CCCCCCACGCCGTGGAGGAGAAGTGTGGGCCCCAGCCACCCCCCGGCTTCCCGGGGCTGGAGACCATGCTGCCCCTACTGCTGACGGCAGTGAGCGAGGGCCGGCTCAGCCTGGATGACCTGCTGCAGCGACTGCACCACAACCCTCGGCGCATCTTCCACCTGCCCCCCCAGGAGGACACCTATGTGGAG GTGGATCTGGAGCACGAATGGACGGTCCCCAACCACATGCCCTTCTCCAAGGCCCACTGGACACCCTTTGAAGGGCAGAAGGTGAAAGGCACCATCCGCCGTGTGATCCTGCGAGGAGAGGTTGCCTATATTGATGGGCAG GTGCTGGTGCCGCCGGGCTATGGACAGGATGTACGCAAGTGGCCGCAGGGGGCTGTTCCCCAGCTCACACCCTCGGCCCCCGCCGCCAGTGAGCTAACCACG ACGCCGGAGAGGCCCCGCCGGGGCGTCCCAGCGCTTCCCGATGGCCGCTTCCACCTGCCGCCCCGAATCCACCGAGCCTCTGACCCAGGTTTGCCAG CCCGCCCAGCATGA